Below is a genomic region from Astyanax mexicanus isolate ESR-SI-001 chromosome 25, AstMex3_surface, whole genome shotgun sequence.
GATACTGACCAATACAACCCCTCAGATTAAAGATACTGACCAATACATACCCCTCAGATTAAAGATACTGACCAATATAACCCCTCAGATTAAAGATACTGACCAATACATACCCCTCAGATTAAAGATACTGACCAATACAACCCCTCAGATTAAAGATACTGACTGATACAACCCCTCAGATTAAATCTACCGACCAATACACCCTCTCAGATTAAAAATACTGACCTATAAAGCTTTTCTGATTACAGACACTGGCTGATATAGTTCCTCAAATTAAGGCAAGTAGCGTATACTGACCCTTAGATTAAAGGTAGTAATAGATACAACCTCTGGGGTTAAAGATACTGACCGATAAAAACCCTCAGATTAAATATACTGGCAAATTAAACGCCTCAGATTAAAGATACTGACAGGCTCAAATTGAAGCTCCATGCTTTGAATGATCCATTAATctaacattatatattttatagactTATAATCTTCCCCattgacccaaaacacacacactcacgtttCATTAAAAAAGGTGGAAGGATTTATTTGAATACAATTAGATGAACATGAATGATCTGAACAATTATAAAAGTGAATGATGTGAAAACAGGAAATAGCGTAGCGATGTGGTGACGTCAGACCGTAAAGAATCAGGCTATTAGAGGAACGTGGGTTCTGGAATATCTTAGACTAAACTCATCAGATTAGACAGAAACATAAATGCAGACAGTCAAACTGCTGtagatatttttttcattaattcgcTAACAGTTTCTGTTAAAACCCTCAGAGGAGAAGTGTGAGACTGTGTGTTTAAGGGCTTGGTAGGTCTCCCTTTCCGAAATCGAGGCCGCCCTGCTGGCCCCCAGCGCTGATCCTGTTGATGGGAATGATCTTCATGGTGGTCTGCTTCAGGGAGTACCAGCGGCTGTGCCATGTGGCCCAGATGATGCCGTTGTCGAATCCGTACTGACCAGCATCCTTTGCAGTGTATTGGCCACCTGTGTCAAAATAACAAAGGGTATTGTTAAATTGCTAATGCTAAAAGAAAGCTAGAAGGCTGCTAACAATAAAGGCCTATATTCTTGATATAAAACAATCTAAATCTAGGTAATACAGAGCTACGATACAAACGAAAAAATAGCTGTCTCTCTGCTTGCGCCAATTAAACAAGAAGTTCTCAGCATCAATTATCATGCCTGCAATTAATTTACTCAGTTTCTTATCTCTTTAAGAACTGGCCATTTTTCAGTTGAAAGGTGCTGAGCTGAACAGGGCTGGGATAGTACCGCTAGCTGAGCTAACATGGACTTAACATAAACCAAAAGACTGGCTGCATTACtctgtgtaaattttactcacatgaattgagtagcactgctgaggtatgttTATGATgataatagcactgctaaggtaaatgtattgttCTTTGTTGGTTTTAAATGCTTACCCTGGTAGTATTTGCCGTTGAGATGAGCAGCGTGGCAGCGGTTCATCCACCAGCCTGAGCCGTCCTGTTTAGCACAGTTTCCGTTGAACTTGTCGTTGTCCTGGTCGGGCGTACTGAACTGCATGCCGTTATGGGAGGTGTAGAATTTGTCGCTGGGGTCGTCACCGAAGTCAAACCCATCAAAAGCATCACCGGCGTCTCCTCCGTGATAGTAGGCGTAGGTCAGGCGGTACTTATCCGCCTCAGGGGCTACTTTAAACATGGCGTAGTCGGCATACCTGCAGAAATGAGGAATAATTACATGATATACTTCTGGTGCTTTTGATCAATTCGTGACATTTAAGAGGAAGAAAGCTTATATCTAAATAGATTTTACAGATTTTTCTGCTTTGCAATTAATgggactttttattatttaaacattatttaaatttcaatactgcattgtttaaataagtttttatataatttttatactaTATTTCTATTTTAACCCTGTGAAACACAATTTTTTATTTCCATATGGCATTATTTTTAACTAGGCATTTcactatatttacattatatttctgtTTCCTggggaaaaaacacttttacaattctatacacttttatttttaattacttattttaatATATGTCTATTTTATTTCAAACAAGATATATCATTAATATTACTTATAATAATATTACCAATTATACATAATGATTCAAATTTCATAGTTTTTACTGCTCTGCACTACAATTTTGTACTTGTATTTCTTATGCAGCACTTTtattcaacctttattttaaaaactgcaacCTTAGTaaagactattattattattaataataataataaaacagtctTCTATAACAGTCTGGGAGGTGTGTAAGCGTCTGGAcgtgtgttattaagtgttattggtgttAATTGGTAACTGATGTTTGAGGTCAATTGATGGAACGTTTGCCGTATTAAACTTGGCTCAGAACCCACAGATCAAAGTTCTGTATGGATTCAAAGTTCATCACATGTTCTCCTCTAGATCATCCCACACACGAAACAAACCGCGGAGAGACAGTCACTAAACTGCATTTCCCATGATGCCTTACTTCTTAGCCCCAGTCCAGTCCACCATCTCCAGTCTGAGCACATACGGGACGCTGGACTGAACGGACAGCAGGTGGATCTTCTCGTTACCCAGCCAGAACTCGGTGCTGTCGTCGGGCGAGAGATAGCCGAAGCCCTCTTTATACGCAATCCAATTCCTGTTGAAGGGGACGGAGCCGTCTCGCCtctaaaacacaataaagaataatatatacatttaaatcaaTTCAAATTATTAATGTGCAGTAAGGAATAacttaaagttaaaaataaataatttcattaacaaatgtataaaaagtgCAGTAAAACATACAAGGTATgcaataaagaataataaaaaaggtgcattaaaaaataaaaaagagaaatattattaacaaatgtaaaaaagtattgaaacataaaatgtgcaaaaaaaaataaaattgtgcaATAAATTATATTGTGATTAACAAATTATGTTTTCTTCATAATTAGTGAACAAATCCTCTGCATGTTTTACACAAAATtcagtaaattaataaaaaatgtgcagaaaatgGTCATACTGTTTGTAAGCTAATGAAATGTTATAAAGCCGTGTGAGAGATTATTAGAGGTGAGTGATGTGTTTACCCTCTGCAGGACGGTCCATCCCCGTCCGAAAGAGTCTATCTCACAGTACACCAGGAAGGGTGTGGGCGCTCGGGCCGGCTGGACGTAGTACAGGCCGCTCACCTTACCGCCCTTATTAGCAACGTCCTGACAATCTGAGAGAGACCAGCAAcgtcttaaaatgttttacaggcTTCTTACAGTACATTTCATACTATTGTCCTTGTATTGTTatagagcaatgaatcgcaacgaaaacaatatactgcaataaaaatgactttttaggtacagactgggagggtttgggttatctattgtttatattaactgctgccaaaaatccctataaaacataaagttacattcttttattaaaaggacaccatcataagaagtgctttcagtagaaaaaataaaaacacaggacccaTCACATTTCCATCACATATTTTTTagagaaaatgtaaatgtacaacaGAACTGATATGCCAATACATGCATGTCAGCGTATCCTGTACCTTTGCCGGTAACGGTCTGGATCTCCACCGTGTCTTTGCAGGGCACCTTGCACTTCTGGTCCAGCTGCAGAGCcagctgcctcagctccagcatgCGCTTATCGTTAGCGGCGAGGGTGGTCTGCAGGTTACTGAAaccagaggagaaaaaaaacgttaaaaaaggcCAGTCTGAACACAACAGATAACACTGCTCATCATGTGATTATTAATTTACAGAGTGATTTTATTCAACACTACAACCTAAAGGAATGTAATGTATTGGTAAGTATTGTAAATactattgtaaaatatttttgtgtAATATATTATAGTACTGTATTATGTTAAACTGTAAGCActcttaaaaaggatgagtttctttgattttaacaaattgaaaacctctggaatataatcaagaggaagatggatgatcacaaaccatcaaatcaaactgaactgcttgaatgtttacacaaggagttatccaaaagcagtgtgtaagactggtggaagggaggtctgaaagctctgtatctttttttgttatttcagccgtttctcattttctgcaaataatgctctaaatgacaatatttttatttggaatttgagagaaatgttgcctgtagtttatagaataaaacaacaatgttcattttactcaaacataaacctataaatagcaaaatcagagaaactgattcagaaactaaagggctctcttattttttttacagagctgtatttatagtaAAACTACAGAAAAAGTATATAGGTATTAATTCAGTCTGGATGATATTTTAaaacatgcaacaaaaaaaagtcagtaacactataatttaaaatataaaattaattttaattttagatttgaCTCCTGTATGCACACACATGAGGTAGTGATGTACTCACTATATCTGCTCCTCCTGAGACAGAATGCTTTTCTCAAAGCGAAGCACGTCGTCCAGCATGTTCCTGGATTTCTGATAGTACGTATCTGTTTACACAAAACACCAGTGTGGGCTTAATTCAGTGAATGCAGCTTTGATATACTGATCAAATTCTAATACTGAGCTAACGCTGCACTCTGATCTGGGATCAGCAGCTCAGGTAATTTGATTAGATCGGATTATTGTGTAGAATAGGttctatatttattaaaataaagacaCCTGTTGGGCTGGTTTCCAGTCACTCTTTCAGTATTTTTAATTCTTACTTAATTTATAGGGTTCTGTATTGGCAATAAAGAGTGGATCTACTTAAAGCTTGTTAACGCAAAGTGTAAAAATAGTTCAttatttgcatgggcaactccatgcccccatcactagcattgtaagccaattgggagcatcggctaaaagtgctgtatttgggaatgctgggggtgaatggaggtgggctatttgacaaataGTCACAATCGTTATCAtttttcactacaacccaagtccgtttcacaccagatttctcctttaagtactAGTTAGCAAAGTACATAGCATTAAGAAGCTTTTGGAAAATGCACCCCAGCTTTGTACTAACAAGAAAAAAGATGAAGCATTGCTATGCCAACATACACCACTGAAggctgtctaaaaatgttttttcttttatttattatctataattTGGTTCCAACATTGTTTCAGACGTGAGTATTTTAATAATAGTGTCCAGTTCTGAGTATATGTCATGAATACTTGAGTAGCTATCCTACATACTCCATGCTCAAACACTAGATAGTATTAATAATTAGTATTGGCGGTCATGATATATGTATCATATGTTGTAAGTTATAGAGCCTTGAACAGCAGCTTAGCATTGATGCtaacataaaaaagtgttaatataaaatgaatacagTATTTTTGAGAATGGAATATTATGGCAATACTTAAGTGTATGAATATGTTCTGACTCCCTAATTTAAGTTGGTCTAAGTGTGAGGTGCGTTACCTGGCGCGGCTTTCTGAGCCTGAGTCTCGGAGTCTTTCAGGAACACCACTTTATCCTGAGCTCCTTTAGTGAGGTTGGCGATATCTAGTAAGATCTCCTCCATGTCGTTCAGGTCCTTCACCACCCCGGGTTTATATTTCTGCAGGTAATCTGCTATACCACAAGTGGTGGGACAGTAACTCCCCTGGAAAATACAACCACAGCCATCTCAGTACTGACACAGGCCTACAGTGCTCCAGTGCATTCATCTGACCTATAATAAAAACTGCTTACCATGCaacactataatataatatactataatatactccAGTAATAAAGTATACTGTGGGTCTGTATCTATTATGCTGATGCAACAACACATCACCTTATAATGTTTTCTATTAAACTCCTAATCAAATCCCACCAGTGGCTCTAACCCTTTCTAAATGCATACTCAGCGGGAcagtgctcgtccacatactgccaCCATCTGAAAAAAAGCTGATTTCTGTACTGTAGGTAACAGTGGTGTACTTACGAATTCGTCGTCTGGAACACATGCTTCACGGAATAGTGAGGAGTCCCCCCTCTGCTGTTAAACAGAACAGAAGATCACGGTCACTCTCACAATTCACTTTTATTTACTTTCACCCCACTTTTATTCACTTTTAATAACTTTCATCTGACATTTATTCACTTTTATTCACCTTTAATCACTTTCATCTGACATTTATTCACTTTTATTCACCTTTAATCACTTGAACTCACTTTAACActattttatttacctttattcaCTTTTATTCAATTTAACTCACTTTTATTCACCTTTATCTCATTTTCATTTACCTTTATCTCACTTTAACTTACTTTATTGCtattttacttacttttattcagttttattcaagttaactaatttttttttttcatttactttagCTCACTTTTATTCACTTCAAATTACTTTATCACTATTGTACTTacttttattcacttttattcaCCTTAATTCAATTTCATTCAcctttattcaacttaactcacttttttactcatttttatttactttaactctctataacactattttatttacttttattcacctctgaacagtggtGCACAAAACTGTAGTTTAAATGCTATATTTCCAAAATTGAATAATCTTatttatctaatctaatctgagGGCAAATAGCTAAAATCACAGCAGCTTATGTCACAAAAATTAATTATGTCAATCTTAAAATCATAATTAAACAAAGTATCTTCcacataaaacacatttaaagctAAAATGAACTTGAACTTGAAGATAAACTTCAAtttcaaataaaacttttttttttttttttttttttacaaactgtaaaaaattgtCATAttgttattttagcatttttgtaACTTAAGAAATATTTAGATCATATTTCAAAAAAATGTGAATCTGGCCGCTGTTCGTTATACAGTATCAGAATTGTGTATGAATGTGTTGGTGTTATATATTATTATCAgtgtaataatataaatatatgattttttgctGTATAGTAATTGTGTGTAACTTACCGCTGAGGTGAATGCGCAGAGTAAGAGGACGCAGGTGAGCGTGTGCGAGACGCTGGTCATGCTGgtgctgtgtgagtgtgaggggcGGCTGGTCCTGCAGGATATTTATCCGATCAAGGTCCTGCAGCGAGATGGAGATAACAGAACACTGAACAAACAGAACCCAGAACCTCCTCTTACCCCTCAGCCTGACTCACAGCATTTACCATCAATACAacaacacaataacacacacgcacacaacacAGCTCAGGACATTCGTTATGTTATATCCAGTAgtgcaaatcagaaaaaaatattctgtaattaaataTGATGAGAGAGATTGTTAGTTAGATATGAGATATTCCAATTAGTAATATTGTACTATTaagttatttaaaatgtaaaaatgtatcacTATTAGAGTGAAATGTTGTTTAATTATACTGTACTGCACAACGTTCAGCATGTTAGCTTGTGGCTAATACACCAGGGCTATCTCTCATTAGAGTCACAAGGTTCCAGGTTTGGCTGTTTGGTGTTTGGGTGCAATTCTCTCATACTGAGAGaagcctcttctaaagctgagACACAAGAAAGCCTGCCAAGAGTTTAGTGAAGACAAGCAGTCCTTCACTAAACTGGTTGACTCAGATGAAGTCCAGCATGTGTGGCAACGTCCTGTTGAGTAGCACCATGCTTACAGCCAAGGTCCAGAGCTGCATAAGTGCTGCCAGCAATGGGGAGAGCTTAATTCTAACATTTACTGTGACATTCTGAAGCTTTGCTATACCCGTTCTTTTAGAAACTGGGCTGTTTGGCAGTTTTTCAACACAAtaaccacaccaaacacacatccAAGACGACAACAGCCTTGCTGAAAAAGCTGAAGGTTAAAgttgatggactggccaagcattTCTCTAGACCTAAACCCTCTTGTTGATGTTACAAACCCTAAGGTTtgtaacatccaccagctctgtaatgtcatcattataatataattacattGTAATGACATTAAgggcacaatttggacatgttGAACATATGTGTTTCCAGTTATTTatacattaatggctgtgtgctGAGTTATTTTCAGAGGAGGGTAAATACatactgctatacaagctgtacactgactacattATATTAAATCAAGCTTCATGTCTATAGTGTTgtcataaatatacagtatataataaaatatttgcagaactGTGGGGAGTGGTCTAATCACTTTTGTTGAATACTTTATTTAAATCAAGAACTCTCTTCTGTACACACAAGAAAATAACAGTCTGTAGAGAGTTCTCCACTCAGGACTGAGTTAATGATTACTCCTTTTTTACTCAAGAGAGAACAACAAAcgtcctctcacacacacacactcccacacactgtCTGGACTGTGGCCCAGTTCTCCTGTTTGATGACACTGAGTCACTCGTCACTTTACTGGAAGTGAAGAATTAAAGACAATCTGCACCCAAACTAGATTTTACGCAATCCTGGACGAGCTGAAGACCCTGTCAGTCTGCACGAGTTTTACCTGAAACATTCTCTGACTCATCAGTTCTTTCTAAACCCAACACTGCTGGGTGGGCTTAGGCTTAAGTTTCTTTGGG
It encodes:
- the fgg gene encoding fibrinogen gamma chain → MTSVSHTLTCVLLLCAFTSAQRGDSSLFREACVPDDEFGSYCPTTCGIADYLQKYKPGVVKDLNDMEEILLDIANLTKGAQDKVVFLKDSETQAQKAAPDTYYQKSRNMLDDVLRFEKSILSQEEQIYNLQTTLAANDKRMLELRQLALQLDQKCKVPCKDTVEIQTVTGKDCQDVANKGGKVSGLYYVQPARAPTPFLVYCEIDSFGRGWTVLQRRRDGSVPFNRNWIAYKEGFGYLSPDDSTEFWLGNEKIHLLSVQSSVPYVLRLEMVDWTGAKKYADYAMFKVAPEADKYRLTYAYYHGGDAGDAFDGFDFGDDPSDKFYTSHNGMQFSTPDQDNDKFNGNCAKQDGSGWWMNRCHAAHLNGKYYQGGQYTAKDAGQYGFDNGIIWATWHSRWYSLKQTTMKIIPINRISAGGQQGGLDFGKGDLPSP